The window CCGAGCGGCGCCGCGGCGGCGAGCGACAGCAGGCCGTGGAGCTGGAGGGCCTCGCCGAGAGTGGGTGAGAGCCACACGAGCGCGACGACCAGGAGCTGTCCGCCGACGAGCAGGGCCGCCGCGAGCGTCCAGCAGTAGGTCCGCCAGTGGGTCGCCAGCGCGTCGCGGATCGGCGACAGCCTCAGTCCGAGGTAGACCGCGATCGGGTAGACCGGGAACAGGTACCGGACGGTGAGCTGGGCGTGCAGCGGCAGGCGCGGGAGGTACAGCAGGATCAACGCGGCGGCGGCCAGCGCGAGGTACGCGTCGTCGGGCTCGACGTCGCCGGCGGCCGCGATCAGGTCCCGCCGGTCCCGAACCCCCCGGAGGGTTACGACGGCGGCCGGCACGGCCGCGGCGACGACGGCCAGCAGCGCGGTCGACTCCAGCATCGACAGGTCCGCCGTGGCCGCGCCGGTGGACCGCTCGGCGACCCGCTCGACGTGGCCGCTCCGGACGAACGTGTGGAACGCGGCCGCCGGCGATCCGAGCAGCTTCTCGACGCCGACGAGGAGGAACCGGCCGAACGTCGTCAGCGGCTCGACGGCGGTGGCCGCGAAGTCGAGTCCCTCGCGGAGGGCCTGGTCCGGCGACGCAATCTCGGACGCCTCGTCTATCGGCGTCGCAGCGGATCCGTCCCCGCCCGGCGTGGCGGCTCCGGCCGTCCCCGATCCGTCGTCGGCCACAGTTCGAGCGTCCGCTTGAGTTGCGCCGGGGAGCATCCGCGGGACGCGCAGGGGGTGGCCGCCGACGAGGACGTTCGTGACGGCGAAGGGGAGCAGCGACGCGGCGAAGGCCGCCCCGACCGTCGCGACGGTGCGCCGGTCGTTCGCGGGCGCGGTGGCGACGTCGACGGCGACGAACGGGACGAAGATCGCCAGCGCCTCCGGCGCGTGGACCCACGCCAGCAGCCCGGCCGCGACGTACCCGACGGCGCGCGCCTCGAGGGCGAGCGCTCCGTCAGCGGCCCGACTCCGCCGGAGGGCGTAGGCCAGCGCCAGCGCGACGGCGGCGGTGATCACGTGGCGCTTGGGGACGGTCGCCCACGCCGCCAGCGGCGTGCCGAGGACGACGGCGACCGCGCCGACGACGGCGTACCGCCGGCGGTACCGGTCGGCCAGCAGCCGGTAGGCGAAGACCGCGACGAACGCGGCGACGACGGCGTGGAGCGCCTGCAGCGCCAGCTGGTGGAGCGGCGGGTCCATCGGCGTCGCGAGGGCGACGTTGACGGCGAAGGCCGCCAGCGCGACGCCGCCGCCGGCGAGTGCGAACTGCCGCTCCCGGTCGACCGCCCGACCGGCGACGACGGCGGTGGCGAGCACCAGCAGCGACCAGACGGCGACCAGTCCGATCCGGAGCTCCGTCACCGCGGCGAGGGCCTGCAGCGCCCACAGGAACGGCAGCGCGGCGATCAGCACGCCGAAGTTCCGCGGGTAGAGCCGCCCGTCGACGTGGTAGACGCCCGGCGTGGCGGTCCCCTCGCTGTAGGGGGCCGCGGTCAGGTAGAGCCGCCCCTGCTCGACGGCGGCCAGCCCGTTGGCCAGCGTGTAGGTGTCGGTGATCAGAAAGCCCGCGCGCCAGCACGCGCCGAACAGGCAGAGGCTCGCCAGGAAGACCGCGAGGCCGACGCGGTCGCCGAACGCGAACCGGACGACGGCGTCCCGGACCCGCTCGCGGTTCATCCGACCACCTCGATGGCGACCCGCTTCGCCGCTACGGTCCGGTCGTCCGCGCCGGACCGGACCAGCAGTTCCAGCCGGCCGTCGTAGCGCTCCCGGTCGATCCGCTCGCGCTCGACGGTCCCGCCCTCGAACTCGACGCTGAACCGGCCCTCGCTGCCGGGCGACAGGATCGTCGAGCTGACGCGGGCGTAGTCCAGCGCCGGCACGACCACCCTGTAGGCCAGCACCGGCCGGCCGGTGACCGACGCGAGGTTGACCGTCGCGGGCGGCACGGACAGGCGATACACTTCGGTCCCGAAGCGGCCGCCCTCGAAGGCGACGTCGTCAGGCAGCGTCGCGTTCCCGACCGTCGCCGACCCCTCGCCCAGGCCCGTCGTCGCCTCTGACTGCGTGAAGTCGACGCCGCCGACCAGCGGGCCCGAGGCCAGCGCCGTCGCCACGATCAGGGCGGTGACCCCGTAGACGGCGACGGACTCGGCGTTCATGCCCGTTGCCAGGGGGCTACGGGGATAAAAAGCCCCACGCGACGCTACTGGGTCGTTTAGGCGAAAGAAACGGAAGAGCCAGGAGATCAGTTAGGCGTCGGGACCTTCCCAGGTGGCGATGGTCGTCGTGGTCTGGCCGTCGTGTTCGTAGATGAGGCGAACGGTCGCAGAGTTGAGATCACTGTCGCCGACGATATCGAACGACACGCCGGCCTTTAGATTCTCGTCGACCCAATCACCACTACCATCTGCATCAGCGGTTAAATCGAGGGTGCTGTATGTGTTACTAAATGATCCGGTGCTTGAATCATTACCCGGTCCGGCAGCAAAGCTCTCGGTTGACTTGACGTACACGTTGTCCGGATTGACAGTTTCACCACTTTCGTGCGTAATCGTCAGTATATCGTTCCCACTGTTATCCTGGTACTCAAAGTCGAAGCTCGCTTGTGGTGGACTCTGCTGTGCCTGATCCCCAACGTTCAGTACAAACGACGCGATGACGGCGGCCAGGATGACCGTGATGGCGACCATCAGGATCACGCCGATGACCGGCGACACTGCGTCGTCTCTCTCGAAGAGGTCTCGGATGGACATTCCAACCCATCAACCGAGTAGTTCAGTATTAAAATTAGAGGTAAGTTTTCTAAATAATCTTCGTCAAGATGGGATTGAAAGGGTATCAGCGCAGGCTTGATCCTATCGAGAGATGAGAACAGGAGAAGGAAGAGCTAGCCCTGGTTAGGCGTCGGGTCCTTCCCAGGTAGCGAGCGTCGAAGACTGGCCGCCGGACGCAGTCGTGTAAATTAGTATGACCTCGTCGTCGGAATCGACTGCAACAGTGACTGACGTCCCAGCATCAACCTCACCGACGTCAGCATGGGAACTATCACTAAACTTGTCAGTGGGTCCATCGTCTCCGTTTGGACCTTTGTCATTCAGTGTCAATCTATCTCCATTGATCGTATTGCCGCTCGTGTGGGTGATCGTAAGGACGCCATCGGTACCCAGCCCGTTACTGCTGCCATCGTAATCAGCACTACCGGTTGACCCGTCTTGATCGTAGCTGAAGTCAAAGCTCGCTTGCGGTATACTCTGTTGCGCCTGGTCCCCGACGTTCAGAACGAACGACGCGATGACGGCTGCGAGGATGACCGTGATGGCGACCATCAGGATCACGCCGATAACCGGCGACACTGCGTCGTCTCTCTCGAAGAAGTCTCGGATGGGCATTGCAGGCCAATAGCTGCTTGATTCGGTATTAAATACATAATATAGTTTCCTAAATATTGTGCCGTCAGGGAACGATTGAAGGCTGTCTGTAGGAGCTTGAAGCTAGTGGAAAGTCGTGAAGCGAAAGGGAAGTGCAGCCGATTAGGCGTTCGGACCTTCCCAGGTCGTCAGTGTCGACGAGGAACCGCCGGACTCAGCAGTGTAAACTACACGGACCGTTGCACCACTTAAATCAACGCCATTTATACTACCACCAGTATCGTCTTTCAGAGTTGTGGAGTTCACCTCTCCCCACGACCCAGCGTTAACGTCGCCCCAGAATGGATTCTCCTGGATGACCAATTTGTCATTATCTCCATCTTCAGCTCCTGAAACAGTCATATTCAGGCGCTCGGAATTAATCGTGTCACCCGTTTCGTGGGTTACTCGCAGCACGTCGTCAGTTTGATTGGTGTATTCGAAGTTGAAGCTCGCCTGCGGCGTCGATTGCTGTGCCTGGTCCCCGAGGTTGAGGACGAACGACGCGATGACGGCGGCCAGGATGACCGTGATGGCCACCATCAGGATCACGCCGATGACCGGCGAGACCGCGTCGTCGTCCGCGAACAGTTTCTTGAGATCCATGGTTGTTGATGGACACCCACGTCGGAGGACGTCGCCCCTGCCCGGGCAGCCCGCCTCACCCCGTGGGTGCTACACATCTCACTCGACCACGTTCACTTATACCCCAACTACCATTCACCCGGTCAACGGCCCCTTGAGCGGCGTTCAAGGCGGTGTTGAGAACGGCAACCGACTGGCCAGTAGACAGTGAGGAAATCAAGGGCGCCTGAAACACCGGGTCGGAGAGAGGATGGCCTCGCGGACGTCCGTCACTCGTCGCCGTCGCTCCGGGCCGCGTACTCGGAGAGGGTGAGTTCCCGCCCGAGGAAGGTGTGGTAGGCGGCGGAGACGGTGAGGATCACGGCGAACACCGTCGCCCAGACCAGCGGCGGGACGACGGTGACGGGGTAGACGTCGGCCCACAGCGTCGCGACGACGGCCAGGCTCACCGCGCCGAGCGAGAGGTAGTACTCCCGCCAGGGGAACTCCTTGCCGGGGACAATCTCCAGGTACACCGTCAGCTCGTCGGTGTACTGGGTGGTGTCGATGACCCCGTCGTCGGAGTCGAACTCGACGATGCCGGCCTCGTCCATCTTCGGGAGGTGCGTCTGCTGGAGCGTCGTGTACACCCGCTTGCGCTGTTTCCCCGAGACGGAATCGGTCGGACACTCGTACTCCTCGGCGGCGACCCGCGTCGCGAGGTCGCCCAGCTCGACGGGCCCGCCGTGCCGGCGGAGGTACTGCAGGACGTAGCGCCGCCGCTCGTTCTGGAGCACGTCGAAGATCTCTCCCTTCGAGAGCTGAGCGCCGTCGGCGCCCACTGGTTGGAGGGTGTCGGAGCCCTTACTCATAGCTCCCCCCGGAGCCGGTCGCGTCGGCCTCGACCCACGCCATCGTGTGGTGTCGCATCTATCGTCGCGCTATATATTCGTAGCGGTTACCTCAGTCCGAGAAAAGCGACAGCCTCCGATTACGCGTCGGGGCCTTCCCACGTCGCCAGGGTCGCGGAGGAGCCGCCCTGCGAGGGCTCCCAGACGACGCGGATCGTGTCGCCGTTCGCGACGTCGACGGTGATACCGCTGCCGGCGGAGATGACGCTCCCTTCGCCGTAGTTACCAGCGCCTGCCGTCGTCCAATCGCCGTTTTCAGCACTATCTGTTGCTCCTCTCACATATAGCTCACCTGCTTCGATATTCTCACCGCCATCATGGATAATGTCGAGACCACCGTCCCTCTCACTATCACCGCTACAGTCGTCAGTTCTACAGTCACCCTCAGCGTAATCGAAACTGAAGCTCGTTTGCGGAGATGTGTTACTGACCTGATCGCCGAGTCCGAGGACGAAGGTGGCGATGACCGCCGCGAGGATGACCGTGATAGCGACCATCAGGATCACGCCGATGACCGGCGAGACCGCCTCGTCGTCCGTGAAGAGTTCCTTTGGATTCATGTGTTGATCGACACGGACTCACCGCGGAGCACGGCGTCGCGAGCGCCCGCGAGGAGTCGTGTTCGTAGCCAACGTCAGACGATTCCGATACAAGAAGATATGGATCCGAATTTAATTCGTGATAACGAGGCCACCAGATGGATCGACAGAAACCGCCGGGCTGCGACGGAATCGGTCCGGGAACGGTCCGCCCGGAACGCGATATCAGACCTGGGAAGGCGGCGAACGGCCCGCTGGACGCGCGCTCGTCGCGTCTGCGGCCGAACGAGCGCCCGTTCGTCCAGTTGACGGCGTGTTCCCGCGGCGGTCGGCGAGATAAGAACTGTTTTTAGCACGCCGAAGAACCAACCGAACAGGGCAACCCAATGCCAAACGGACCAGTCTCGACTCTCGTCGCGGGTGGTGATGCCGGTGGCTGAGAGCCGCCGCATCGTCCCGGTCGGCGAGAGCTCGACGTTCCGGTCGACCATTAGCCACGTGACCAACGAGTTGGCCGACGAGGCGCCCGGCGAGCTCCACCTGGTCTACCTGGCCGCGTGGCGGGACGACGACCCGCACGCGGACAGACACCGCGCGGCCGCCCTGAACGACCTGGAGCAGGCGTCCGTCTGGGCCGAGGCCGACCTGGAGGAGGCCGGCGCGACCGACGTCGCGGTCGAGACGGCCGTCCTCGGGACCGAATCGTACCTGTTCGGCCCGAGCGACTACGTCGACCAGTTGACTCGCTACGCCGCCGAACACGACGTCGACACGGTCGTCCTCGACCCGGAGTACGCGCCGGTCGGGAACACCGCCTTCCTGCAGCCGTTCGAGTTCGAACTGGCCGAGTCCGGCCTGACCGTTCGCGAGGCGCCCGTCGAGCGCCCATCGCGGCGCGTGCGGGTCGTCAACGAGATCACCGGGAAGCGCTTCGCCGCCGTGTTCGGCGTCGCCTTCGCCTTCTACATGGTGCTCGGCGACCCGACCTACTGGTTCGACTGGGTCACCGGCGTCGCCAGCGGGCTGATCGTGGCGATCACGCTCTCGCAGGTCAGCCTCGATCGGGATCCGACGGCGACGTCGCTGCGGCGGATCCTCCGCGGGGTCATCTACGTCCCGGTGCTGTTCTGGGAGATCCTCGCGTCCAACGTCGTCGTCGCGCGCGTCATCCTGAGCCCGTCGCTGCCGATCGAACCGACGATGACCCGCATGCACGTGCTGGTCGGGTCCGGGCTCCCGATCACCACGCTGGCGAACTCGATCACGCTGACCCCGGGGACGCTGACGGTCCGGGCGCGCAACGCGAACCTGTACGTCCACACGCTGATCCCGTGGGCCCGCGAGGGGCTGTTCGAGGGCTCGCTGGAGCGGTGGACCCGGTTCATCTTCTACGGTCGCAGCGCCGCCCGCACCGCCTCGCCGGAGGAGCGGGACGACACGGCCATCCTCCAGGGCGAGGACGCCGACGAACCGATGCCCGTCGACGGTGACGGGGAGGTGGTCGAGTCGTGAGCGTCGTCGACGTCACCATCGCGGCGGGCGTCACGGTGGGCGACTTCCTGCTGGGCAGCGCCGCGGTGCTCGTGTTGATCGCCATCGGGATGTTCTACCGCGCCATCCGGGGACCGACGATGCAGGACCGCGTGCTCGCGGTGAACGTCCTCGGGACGAACACCGTCGTCATCCTGGCGATGCTCGGCGCCGCCCTCGAGGAGCCGACCTTCCTCGACATCGCCCTGGTGTACGCGCTGCTGAACTTCCTGATGGCCATCGCCATCTCGAAGTTCACCGTCGAGCGGGGTGGTGTCCTGTGACCGACCTCCTGGTCGTGCGAGCGGCGCTGATCGTGCTGTTCGTACTCGCCGGCCTCTTCTTCACGTTCGTCTCCATGACGGGCGTGATCAGGCTCCCGGACGTGTACTCGCGCGCGCACACCGCCTCGCAGGCCGACACGCTCGGCGCCGGCTTCGCTCTGGCCGGCGTCGCGCTGACGCTCGGCTGGCAGGGCGCCGGCTTCAAGACCGTCATCCTGCTGTTCTTCCTGTTCGTGACCAACCCGACGGCCGCCCACGCCATCGCCCGGGCGGCCCTCGAGGAGGGCATCGTACCGTGGACGGAGGGTGACGAGCGACGATGACCGGGATCGCCACCTACGCGCTGTCGATCACGACCGTCGAGGCGTCGCTGATGGTCTTCGTCGTCGTCACGGCGATCGTGACGGCGCTGGCCCGGGACGTGCTGTCGTCGATCATCGTCTTCGGGGCCTACAGCCTCGGGATGGCCGCGCTGTACACGTTCTACCGCGCGCCCGACGTGGCGATGACCGAGGCGGCCATCTCCGCCGGTGTGACGACGGTGTTGCTACTGCTGACCATCGCGAAGACCAGCCGGATCGAGTACGACGTCTCCTTCGAGTCGGTCGACTGGTCGGCCGCCGGCGCGGTGAGCCTGCTCGGCGCCGGGCTGTTGACCACGATGACCGACATGCCCGTCGTCGGGTCGATGGAGTCGCCGGTGTGGGCCAACCCCGAGGTCACCCAGCACTACATCGAAAACACCTACGCCGAGACTGGCGTCGAGAACACCGTGATGGCGGTGCTGGCGTCGTACCGCGGGTTCGACACCTTCGGCGAGGCCGTCGTCGTCTTCGGCGCCGGCGTCGCCGCCATGCTGGTCCTCCACAGGGAGGTGTTCACGTGAGCGACGACCGCCGGGGCGACGCGGGCGACCGCGGCGCCCACGGACGCGCGGGCGACGGACAGTCCCCGGAGGGCGACGACGGCCCCGTCGGGCCGATCGGCGACGGCCGGACCGCGGAGGCCGACGACCGCGTCGGCTCGGTCCGGCGCCAGCAGACGCCCTACACGGAGAGCCAGGTCATCATGACCACGGTGAAGATGGTCTCGCCGTTCGTCTTCTCCTACGGCCTGTTCGTCACGTTCCACGGCGGCGGCTCGCCCGGCGGCGGCTTCCAGGGCGGCGCCATCGCGGCCGCCGTGGTCCTGATGGTCGCCTTCGCCTTCGGCATCGACGCGACCCGCGAGTGGGTCTCGAACAACGTCCTGACGGCGCTGGCGACCGGCGGCGTCGTCGTGTTCGCCGGCATCGGCCTCGTGGGGCTGGCCCGCGGCGGGACCTTCCTCGAGTACCAGCTCCTGCCGATCCCCCACCCCGTGAAGTACGGGATGGAGGGCATCGAGATCGGCGGGATCGCGCTGATCGTCGGCAGCGTCCTCGTGGGCCTGTTCTTCCTACTGGCCGCGGGGTACGCCGACGAGGAAGCCGCCGTCGCGGACGGCGGCGCGGACGACAACGAGGTGAGAGACACGTGATGGTAGTCGCCGACGTCCTGACCGAGCAACACGCCTACGTGACGTTCACCGTGTTGCTGTGTATCGGGCTGTACATGCTGATCGCCAACGACCACCTAGTGAAGAAGATCATCGGGCTGAACCTGTTCCAGACGGCGATCTTCCTCTTTTTCGTGGCCTCCGCCTACGTCGACGGCGGGTCGGTGCCGATCATCCCGAAGAAGCCGCCGGCCGGCGAGGTGTACGTCAGCCCGCTCCCGCACGTCATCGTGCTTACCGCCATCGTCGTCGGCGTCGCGCTCACCGCCGTCGGGCTGGCGCTGTGCATCCGCATCTACACCGAGTACGGGACGCTCCGCGTGGACGTCCTGCGCGAGGTGATGCGCGACGAGGGGACGCTCCCGGGCGACGAGCCCGACGAGGTCCCGACCGTCGAGGACGGGGGTGAGTCGGCGTGACCGACGTCCTCCTCCCCCTCATGATCGTCGCGCCGATCCTCGCGGCGACACTGGCTCTGCTGCTCGGCCTGCGCTACGACCGGGCGGGGTGGCCGGTCGCCGCCGGCACGACGACGGTTCTGGTCGGGATGGCCGCCGCGCTCGCACGTGCGGTCTACCCGCAGATCGGCGGCGAGGGCGGCCGCGTGATCCACGAGCTCGGCGGCTGGGAGCGCCCGTACGGCATCGAACTCGTGGCCGACGAGCTGTCGGCCGCGCTGGTGGTGCTGATCACGCTGGTCTCGCTGGCGACGCTCGTGTTCGCCCGCGTGGCCGGCCCGCGCGGCAACGCCTTCTACGCGGGCTACCTGCTGCTGACCGGCGGGGTCCTCGGCGTGGCGCTGACCGGCGACATGTTCAACATGTTCGTCTTCCTCGAGATCACCGGGCTGACGACCTACGCCCTGGTCGCGTCGGACCGCGCCGGCGCGAGCGCCTACGCCGCGCTGAAGTACCTGATGGTCGGGACCGTCGGCGCGTCGCTGTACCTGATCGGCGTCGGCTACGTGTTCCTGGCCACGGGGTCGCTGAACATGATCGACCTCAGGTCGGCCATCGCCGAGGTGGGCTACACCGACCCGCTGATCCAGGCCGGCTTCGCGTTCGTCGTCGCCGGGTTCGCGCTGAAGATCGCGCTCTTCCCGATGCACACCTGGCAGCCGGACGCCTACCAGCGGGCGCCCGACGCCGTGACGACGTACATCTCGGCGCTGGTGTCGACCGCCGCCGCGTACGCGCTGCTCCGGGTGACCTACACCGTCTTCACCGTCGAGTTCCTCGCCAGGAACGACGCGATCACCACGGGCGTCATGATCGCCGCGGGGATCTCCATCGTCGCCGGCTCCGCGCTCGCGGCGATGCAGACCGACCTCAAGCGGACCTTCGCGTACTCGTCGGTCGCCCAGTTCGGGATGATCGCCGCGGCGGCGATGATCGCCAACGAGACGGCGCTTCTCGGCGCCATCGTCCACCTGCTCGGCCACGGGCTCATGAAGTTCGGCCTGTTCCTGGCCGTCGGCATGCTGGGCCTGGGCTACGGCGTCGAGACGATCGACGACCTCGCCAGCCTCGCCCGTCGGGCGCCGTACACGACCGGAGCGATGACGGTCCTCGGGCTGGCGCTCGTCGGCGTCCCGCCCTCGATCGGCATGCTCGGGAAGTGGTACATCGCCCTCGGCGCGGTCGAGTCCGGCGCCGCGGGCGACCCCGCCGGCCTCGCCGTCGCCGGCGTCATCTTCGTTAGCACGCTGCTGACGCTCGCCTACGTCGGCCGCATCGTCGAGCAACTGTACTTCGCGGGCGTCGACGAGACCGGCCACGACGAGGGCGTCCACGCCGCCGACGGCGGCGTCGCGGAGGGGGACCGCGTGGCCGAGGACGAGCGCGCGGCGGACGACTCCGTCGGCCTCGCCCGCCCCACAGAGGGCGCCCCGGAGGTCCCGATCCCGGGCGTCCCGGACCGGGTCCCGCCCGCGAGCCTCGCCGTGCTCGTCGGCGCGACGCTGGTCGCCGTCGGGCTCGGGTTCGCCGGGTTCCTCGCCTTCGAGCTGTTCGAGCCGTTCATCCAGGAGGTGTTCGCCTATGCAGGTCGCTGATCTACTCGAACTCAGACCGCTGTTGGCCGTGCTCGTATCGGTCGTCGCGACCGTCCTGATCGTCGCCAGCCACCGCCGCCCGAACCTCCGTGAGGGGTGGACGATCCTGGCGGCAGTGACCAAGTTCGGCATCGTCCTGTCGATGCTCCCGGCGGTGCTGGACGGGCGGGTGTTCGAGACGAGCGTCGTCACCTTCCTCCCCGGCGTCGAGTTCACGCTGCGGGCGGACCCCCTCGGGATGCTCTTCGCCGTCCTCGCCTCCGGGCTGTGGATCGTCACCTCGTTCTACAGCATCGGCTACATGCGCGGGCTCTCCGAGCCCAACCAGACGCGGTACTTCGCCGCGTTCGCGATGTCGCTGTCGGCCACGATGGGCATCGCCTTCGCGGCCAACCTCGTGACGATCTTCGTGTTCTACGAGATCCTCTCGATCGCCACGTACCCGCTCGTGGCCCACGACGAGGACGAGCGCGCCCGCTCGGCCGGCCGGAAGTACCTCGCGTACACCCTGTTCGGCGGCGGCGTGCTCGTGCTCGCGGGCACGGTGATGGTCTACTGGCTCACCGCCCAGTACGGCGGCGCGACGGTCGACTTCGCCGGCGGCGGCATCCCGGCGCTGGCCGAGGCCGCCAGCCAGGACCCGATGATGGCGAGAATCGCATTCGTCCTACTCGCGATCGGCTTCGGCGTCAAGGCCGGCCTGATGCCGCTGCACCAGTGGCTCCCCGAGGCGATGGTCGCGCCGACGCCCGTCTCCGGCCTGCTACACGCCGTGGCGGTCGTCAAGTCCGGCGCCTTCGGCGTCTCCCGGGTCGTCCTCGACGTGTTCGGTCCGGAGGTGGTCTACGAACTCGGCGTCGGGATCCCCCTCTCGATCCTCGCCGCGGTCACGCTCACGGTGGCGAGTATCATCGCGCTGCGGAAGGACCACCTCAAGCAGCGCCTGGCCTACTCGACGGTGTCCCAGCTGAGCTACATCGTCCTCGGGCTGGGCATCTTCGGCTGGCACGGCCTCGTCGGCGCCTTGCTGCACATCCCCGCGCACGCGTTCATGAAGCTCACCCTGTTCTTCTGCGCCGGCGCCATCCACGTCGAGACCCACACCGACTACATCTCGAACATGGCGGGCATCGGCAAGCGGATGCCGCTGACGATGATCGCCTTCACCGTCGCCGCGGCGGGTATGGCCGGCATCCCGCTGGTCGCCGGCTTCGTCAGCAAGTACTACATGCTGATCGGCGGCGTCCAGATGGGCATGGAGCTGACGCCCGTCGGCTACTACCTCGCCGGCGCGCTCCTGCTGTCCGGCGTGCTGAACATCGGCTACTTCTGGCCCGTCGTCTACACCGCCTTCTTCGAGGCGGAGGACGACCACGACGCCAAGCCGCTGGTCGACTTCCCGCTGGGCGGCCAGCGCACCTCGACCATCGAGGACGTCCGGACCGACGGCGGTCGGGAAGACGAGAGCGATTCCGACGCAGAGAGCGATTCCGACGCCGGGAGCGACGACGGCGCTGACGAGAACCTCGCCGACGAACCGGAGATCCGCCACCCGACGCTGAACGACCCCGACCGCGAGTTCTCGGACCCGGCCGACCGGATCGACACCGGCGACTACGCGGTCGACCAGCACGCCTCGGACGCCGACGTGCCCCACAGCGAGGGCGACGGGGCGACGGCGGCGCAGGGTGACGACGAGAGCGGCGGCGAGACCACCGAAGTGGCCGGCGACGCCCAGCACCAGACCGTCGACCACGACGCGGCGCCGGGCCACCACGGCGGCCCGCCGGCCGGCGGCTGGGAGCGGTACCGCGGACTGACTGCACTGTTCGGCCGCGAGTCGACCTGGTTCATGCTCGCGCCCATCCTGACGGCGATGGGCCTGGCCGTGCTGCTGGGGGTCGTCCCCGACCACATGGCGTTCCTGGAGCTGATCGAACTGGTCGTCGAGACCCGGGGGGTGAGCCCCTGATGCTCGAAGGGATCCCCCCGTTCGCGGTGCTGGCCGTCGCGGCGGTGCTGGCCGTCGTCCTGCCGCGGACGCTCGGCCACGTCGCCGGCGCCGCGGCGACCGGCTTCGTGTTCGTCCAGGCGCTCGTCCTCGATCCGGGGACCTACTACGACGTGACCTTCCTCGGGTTCGACGCCGTCCTGTTCAACGTCGACGAGTTTTCCCTGTTGATGGGGACCGTCGTCGGCTTCCTGGCGACGGCCGCAGTGATCTACGCCTACGGCAGCGACGCCTCCCGCTTGATGACGGCTATCGCGCTGACCTATCTCTCCTCGACGGTCGGCGCCGTCTACGCCGGCGACTGGCTCACCCTGATCTTCTTCTGGGAGCTGATGGCCGTCACCTCGACGCTGCTGGTCTGGCACTACGGCGGCGAGGCGGTGCGGGCCGGCTACCGCTACGCCATCTTCCACGGCACCGGCGGCGTGATCCTGCTCGGGGCGGTCGTCGTCCACTTCGCGGAGGTCGGGAGCTTCCTGTTCGCGGAGGGCGGCATCCACCCGACGGCCGCCGCGCTGGCCGCGGTCGGCATCGGAATCAACACCGGGTTCGTCTTCCTGCACTCCTGGCTGCCCGACACCTACCCGCGGCCCCACCTGGCCGCCTCGGTGTTCCTCTCGGTGTTCACCACCAAGACCGCCGCCTACGTGATGTACCGCGCGTTCCCCGAGGGCGGCCTCTGGCTTGCCTACATGGGCGGCGCGATGGCGGTCTACGGGGCCTTCTTCGCCCTGCTGCAGTACGACCCGCGCCGCCTGCTCTCGTATCACATCCAGGCCCAGATCGGCTACATCCTCGCCGGCATCGGACTGGCGGGCGTGGTCGGCGAGAAGGCCCTCGCCGGCGGCTTCGCCCACCTGTTCAACAACGTCCTGTTCAAGAGCCTGCTGTTCATGACGATGGGCGCGGTCATCTACCGGACCGGAATCGAGGACATCCGCGATCTCGGCGGGCTCTGGAAGGTGATGCCGATCACCTTCGTCCTC of the Halomicrobium salinisoli genome contains:
- a CDS encoding Na(+)/H(+) antiporter subunit D; the encoded protein is MLEGIPPFAVLAVAAVLAVVLPRTLGHVAGAAATGFVFVQALVLDPGTYYDVTFLGFDAVLFNVDEFSLLMGTVVGFLATAAVIYAYGSDASRLMTAIALTYLSSTVGAVYAGDWLTLIFFWELMAVTSTLLVWHYGGEAVRAGYRYAIFHGTGGVILLGAVVVHFAEVGSFLFAEGGIHPTAAALAAVGIGINTGFVFLHSWLPDTYPRPHLAASVFLSVFTTKTAAYVMYRAFPEGGLWLAYMGGAMAVYGAFFALLQYDPRRLLSYHIQAQIGYILAGIGLAGVVGEKALAGGFAHLFNNVLFKSLLFMTMGAVIYRTGIEDIRDLGGLWKVMPITFVLYLAGAASITAVPGFNGFISKGMVLSAAHEVHNVELLLGEGLLWWLLILGGVGTYMSFIKLGYYVFFHGDASIDPDDATAFQTVGMALAAGACIYLGVVWHDLIALMPHTEYVLEEVHPYSTGHLMETAALMTAGFVGFFALKNPLAWLAHHMRDVDAVLFPAVYYGSRVTIRAVTESWAAVDRVVMRLAGLTMWTATHPRDAAARVGIEGELRAGIGRSVLFVTVVAGAALLVILYG